AGTAGTGATTGATGACTCGCTCAAAATGACGGCCTCAGAACAAATTGCATCCTGTGGAAAATTCAGCCACAGTGAATTCAGGACTTAAACCGACACCGCAGCTGCAGTGTCTCCTCACCAGCACCATGGCTCGGAAGGTCACTATCAAGCCTGGATTCGTTGCAATCTCCGCATTAGCCATCTTCGTAAAGGATTTTACCCTATGATTTCCTTCtagaaatataattgtttCTCCACTGGAAGGTGGCAATTATGCTCTGGGATCGAAGAGGCAAGGAAATCGAAGATCCTAATCCTCTGAATTACAAAGAGGAAGGTAAAATACtgtaaattattagaaaataattatcccCTTAGGAAGGAAGgttgtgtaaaatttaattttaatttgtaacacttaaatttattacattgaCAGGAGATCACCGTGTTTTGCCACGCTCAAAAAGGCAAAGCTCTttcaaaaaacatttccaaCTGACGGAACAAGTGAGCGTGAGTATTTCTGTCAATTTCGAACACCAAAGAAAACTAGTAAAGAAATCCAATCGTAGAACGTGATGGCTTGTTGCACCAGAGACATGCCGTTCTTCTTTGACGAGCAAGCTCTCAAAGCTTGTCCTCTGCCCAATAGTAATGTTAACATTTGCCAACGAAAGTGattcaatatttgcattttttagatGATAATGCTTGCAATTACGACAAGAAGCGCCTCAAGAGGCAACGGGGACGAGCCAGATCTGCTCCGAGAAATCTCAACTGGCTTGGGCAAATCAGACAAGCTCTCCTAGGTGGCAAAAGTGCTGCCAAGAAGGCGCCGAAAAACAAAGCTGGTCAATCATGGTCATCCATCTCTACAGAGGAAGGCAgtaagaacaaaatattatccaAAAATATAAGACTCGTCTGAGAAAATGGggaaagagttaatttaatttttaataatatatgcaCGATGTTCTTTAAGTATATGActtctttcaattttcttagATCGGTTTAGTAAGCGGACTTTggtgagtaaaattaaattcct
The nucleotide sequence above comes from Cloeon dipterum chromosome X, ieCloDipt1.1, whole genome shotgun sequence. Encoded proteins:
- the LOC135945852 gene encoding uncharacterized protein LOC135945852, producing the protein MARKVTIKPGFVAISALAIFVAIMLWDRRGKEIEDPNPLNYKEEGDHRVLPRSKRQSSFKKHFQLTEQVSNVMACCTRDMPFFFDEQALKACPLPNNDNACNYDKKRLKRQRGRARSAPRNLNWLGQIRQALLGGKSAAKKAPKNKAGQSWSSISTEEGNRFSKRTLCYNECLFTKMGYMVSPPSIDLEAYEKTFYELNDNSTYWVPRFNDALAICEEKSACASPEAISIQKKNRNIRPTILTLCMFQQLFSGCLPKKTRECDKAVNTFSRANVYNAYKN